In Plasmodium cynomolgi strain B DNA, chromosome 6, whole genome shotgun sequence, the sequence tgcaatGTACAAGCGTTTGTTTAAGTCATTACTTATGTTTACACTGATTTTTAATTCGTTGTAACGGAAAAGGACATGTATTTTTAGCGGCTGGAGAGAGGACGCAgtcagttttttcttcttcaaaaaaatattttcatctccgtttttttctatatacaCTTGCTGCTGTTTTTTAATCACGTTTAGGATGATATTTTTGATCATGCATGTGTGGAACAGCCTTGACTTTATGGTCTTCACATTTATTTGGGGTTCCGTGAACACACTGCTGAAGGGGATGTACGCAGACCAGTTAATGTTCCTCACGTCatttatgaaattattttcgtaTGCGCAGTACGAGTTGTGTATCAGCAAGCGAATTTGTTCCACTGTTCGACTGGTTAGTAGCAACTTGTATATGTATTTCAAATTGGACTCCACCTCAATGCTGTTTTCGCTAACCACGTGGGGATATTTGGCGTCATACGTTTCCTCCAGCGACAGGACGTTGTCGTTCTTGTACGGCACGACGCATACGTATTTGTGCAGCTCCCCCGCGCCTTCGTCCTTGCAGCGTGCCACACTGCCGCTGCCGCTAACCCTGCCCCTGCCACTGCCGCCGTCACCGCCGCTTTCACCGCCGCTGTCGCTACTGTAGAGCCGCTTCCTCCAGGGCGCCCCCCCTTTCGAATGTACAAGACTGTCACACCAACTGTGTTTCAGCCGTGGGGGAAGAAGTCTCAACATATTGTCGTTTTACCCAAAACGtgtttcattttggctagcttttttttttttttttttccaaaaaagttatgaacaggtcaggcaaaatatcaaaaaaggagaagcaaattagttccccctccaaaaaaaaaaatcacccaGTGAGTGCACAATTTCGAAATGGCTACTGATTGTTACTGCTCTTCCCGCGCACttcgggggggggaaaataagtCAACTCGGGTAGGCATCCACTtcaggggaaaataaaaaatcaaaaatcaaaaatgCGTTTTGACTGCCTCTATACAAATGAGGAAACAGTTTCACCGTTTTGTCAAGCGGTACACGCCACTGTGCAAAGGTGTGGTGTTCATACCTGCGTGTGTTGCATGTCGCGGAAAAGAACGTTGCACCAGCGTGAAGCTGTTTTTTCCGCGGTTTTGAATTTTCCCAAGTGGAGCTTCACcccgggggggaaaaggtggCGACTGCGACGAGCAGGAGAGAGGTCGGTCAAGCAGGTGCCAGCAGCGTCCACCACGTCCATCACGTCATTCACTTCCACCACGTCCATCACGTCATTCACTTCCATCACTTCCATCACTTCCATCACTTCCATCACTCCCACCACTTCCATCACTCCCACCACTTCGAACCTCTGCTCTTCCCATGGAAGTGGTAATCAAGAGGCCCTACATCGAAGTATTCGAACGGATACTGAAGCTGTTCACATCGGTGAGCGAACAGCTGCACCTCCGACTGACGCGCAGCAAGCTAGAGCTCATCGGGTCCAACAACTTAACGAACGAATTGATAATCCACGTGGACAAGAAATTTTTCTCCCTAGGCAATGTGAACTGTGATGAGAAGAGTGCCAGTGGCTCCCTCAGCTCGAAAGACTTATACCACTGCCTGTTTAGCTACCAAATAACGAGACTGCTGAGGAGTGATGGGAGTTTCCGCTTGGGGGCCTACGAAAGGGGCCAGCGGGGCAGCAATGTTGGTGGTGGTAGCGGTGGTAGCGGCGGAGCTCGTGGTGGTGGCGTCGGCAGTGGTGGCATCGGCAGTGGTGGCATCGGCAGTGTTGCCATCGGCAGCAGTTGCGACGCCGCTGATGTGTCCAAAATTATTCTCAAATTCAACAAGAAGAACGGCACGCTGGAGGTGGTCgtgaaatttaaaaagcgCAGCACGCACTTTAGCGCGGAGCTCAAACTGAGGCCCTTCTGCAACCCACTAAAAAGTTAcgtgtacaaaaatgaatccaTTATACAAGTAGAACCCACTCTCTTTCTGATAAACTTGAAGGACCTAGCCAACGAAAGAAACGTTTTTCTAAAAAACACAGATGATGCAATTGTCCTGAGCGCCATAGAAACATCAGACTTTAGTCtcaacaaagaaaaaatcaaaagagAGCAATTCTTTTacaacaataaaaaaatatccattCCTTCATGTAAGACTAagtatttcttcaaaaacaaaaagtttGAGGATCACACTTTGGCACTTCCTCTCCCTGACTTAAAACTCGTTTTTAAATTCTGCTCCGActtgaatttattttgtttatttgccaccaaaaattttaaagaaaatgtagTCATCTGTTTTGGTGGAATTATTTCACGTATTCTagagaagaacaaaaggaGGATTTTATCTCAACGGTGtggtaaaaaggggggaggttCCGAGTTGATACAACAGACTcactgggggggggaagcacctACCAAGGTAGGGGAATACAACGGAATGTATGACCACAGCGTTTATGCAAAGAGTCCCTCCCCGTACAGAATTCTTCATTCACAGGGGAAAGAGGAACAGGGACCCCAATCGTGTGTTTTCTACCTCTCCGATGAGAACGACTCAAGTGATGAATACGACTCGGATGTGGATGAAATAGATCAGCAggctctttatttttccccttcacatGGTCAGGCGGACTTGTGCAACGATAATGGGGTGCAGTACAGCGGTGTGCAGTACAGTGGTGTGCAGTACAGCGGTGTGCAGTACAGCGGTGTGCAGTACAGCGGCGTGCAGTACAGTAGCGTGCACCACGATGACCTGCACCACGATGACCTGCACCACGATGACCTGCACCACGATGACCTGCACCACGACGACTTGCACTACAATGGCATCATAACGGGGCGAATCCATTTCACGTCCTACTTCAACATGTCCTGCAATTTTAATCACTACAATTTTAGCGGAGACGACGTGGTTAGGAGTTACTTCGGGGGGTCTTCTCCACGCCAGGTGAAAGGGGTGGACGGTGCGCACAGCAGGGTGGACATCCCGGATGGCATGGCGAACGTCCCTGATGGCAAGGTGGACATCCCTGATGGCATGGCGAACCTCCCTGATGGCAGGGTGGAAGGGGAACAAGGACACCGCCCCCAGAGAGAGCAAACACATGAGCGATGCGAAGTGAGCGCCGGTGAAAACGCCacaaacaaaatggcaaccAAACCAGCAGAGAAAAACATTAGCCAAACGTGCAACATAAAGTCCGAGAAGCAGGAACGCCTGAACTGGTCAAACAAAAGGAGTGATCCCAGTGAGGAGGACCCACA encodes:
- a CDS encoding hypothetical protein (putative); its protein translation is MLRLLPPRLKHSWCDSLVHSKGGAPWRKRLYSSDSGGESGGDGGSGRGRVSGSGSVARCKDEGAGELHKYVCVVPYKNDNVLSLEETYDAKYPHVVSENSIEVESNLKYIYKLLLTSRTVEQIRLLIHNSYCAYENNFINDVRNINWSAYIPFSSVFTEPQINVKTIKSRLFHTCMIKNIILNVIKKQQQVYIEKNGDENIFLKKKKLTASSLQPLKIHVLFRYNELKISVNISNDLNKRLYIAHKNENSLKSTIIASALFKINIFNYTNGGKNLFLVDPFCNDGSIILEIFSILMTAPCGSPSINYPILSFPMHSPFTFFEALNEVNMTPGKFTNRVFLLGVDECKDHIRQANANLKRLFLTIPRCVNEDDVQVGGNVPFLSREGVDKSVRSGKGGVGKSGGESPSIGGDVASHFCTLGTHELNALFPSDGILQKRSDNLAMSRRIKFLCMDFLKLNSVIENCVIITSI
- a CDS encoding hypothetical protein (putative), which codes for MEVVIKRPYIEVFERILKLFTSVSEQLHLRLTRSKLELIGSNNLTNELIIHVDKKFFSLGNVNCDEKSASGSLSSKDLYHCLFSYQITRLLRSDGSFRLGAYERGQRGSNVGGGSGGSGGARGGGVGSGGIGSGGIGSVAIGSSCDAADVSKIILKFNKKNGTLEVVVKFKKRSTHFSAELKLRPFCNPLKSYVYKNESIIQVEPTLFLINLKDLANERNVFLKNTDDAIVLSAIETSDFSLNKEKIKREQFFYNNKKISIPSCKTKYFFKNKKFEDHTLALPLPDLKLVFKFCSDLNLFCLFATKNFKENVVICFGGIISRILEKNKRRILSQRCGKKGGGSELIQQTHWGGEAPTKVGEYNGMYDHSVYAKSPSPYRILHSQGKEEQGPQSCVFYLSDENDSSDEYDSDVDEIDQQALYFSPSHGQADLCNDNGVQYSGVQYS